A genomic stretch from Fuerstiella sp. includes:
- a CDS encoding DUF1592 domain-containing protein, which produces MRRLLDRGNPFDIDWPGQIIPAAIFLFIAGVPTAESKDSFDQEVLPFLKSYCLKCHHDETAESGIRLDQLTGTPEPRELRLWEGIRRQIIDLKMPPEDEPQPANTERAALTAWIDQAIRTIRSRPDKRNGSIRRLTVSQYRNTLQDLLGLREDITQSLPPDAVSKDGFTNNTQSMQLTPLQVETYLEIAEQALDRCIVDETVKPMIQSFRVDLGKHVNSAPYPDALILGANSALLENTDFVVSQPIPQKQFDFDPLQMQTVFRFVEGYEGNSTVRGWRDYDSIYHAVFACVRGAEGYPRGMAWETVPEGLLLRPAIPGQGLFGVDSTYGHKANFKISLRELPTGGDFRVTVSAAKYDDGLLLETGAASQRKSNENSVVISNPATRNRIIIEHSGIYQVDAYAKDSSAVTVPQITLTCGTLSFSGQLHQPAFLVLRLPAGKTNISVQSDGISLDRIILTPLSETTDLAQRFIAFEQRSPKIGVHMGLRRDCGSTLAAVGVAQTVDGTKPAEFVFEGAINNFPKPSVEKDNVNYLAGIREIGVRSEYTDGRDIPRLLIRSVLFEGPFYESWPPAVHRRIFPETQLPADSPERAREIIRRFATNAYRRPLTGVEETSLFAAWRKAFESTGNFRLSIRNTLYVVLTSPQFLFLVERSETPEPEPLNAWELAAKLSYFLWNTAPDERLLQIAAEDQLHESLDTEVDRMISHDRFEQSMQQFVAQWLDLNRFDVIEVDHKRFPQLTPHVRTQLRREPVELLQYLIRENLPLHQLIRSDFVLANEVVADYYGLSEQVETGFDFVRVRHGKNGLGGVLTQAAILAGLSDGRESNPVKRGAWLARRIIAEPPADPPPNVPELPIDQSGLSMRERLKYHSSQKECAGCHARIDPWGLAFEQYDAGGLSREDSVVSHTTLPDGTDISDTTGLKSYLVEDRIDQVAFSLLKNLAGYAVGRTLTYNEIEFLRAHALELKPQGYLMRDMVRFVINSDLFLMK; this is translated from the coding sequence GTGAGACGCCTGCTGGATCGTGGAAATCCCTTTGACATCGACTGGCCAGGTCAAATCATTCCTGCCGCGATCTTTTTGTTCATAGCCGGAGTGCCGACTGCTGAATCCAAAGATTCATTCGATCAGGAAGTACTTCCATTTCTGAAGAGCTACTGCCTGAAATGCCATCATGACGAAACCGCGGAATCCGGCATACGACTCGATCAACTCACGGGGACACCGGAACCCAGGGAACTGCGACTCTGGGAAGGAATCCGCAGACAGATCATCGATCTGAAGATGCCACCGGAAGATGAACCACAGCCAGCGAACACGGAACGTGCCGCACTAACAGCGTGGATCGACCAGGCGATTAGAACAATCAGATCCCGTCCTGACAAACGGAACGGTTCGATTCGGCGATTGACCGTCAGTCAATATCGAAACACACTCCAGGATCTGCTGGGACTGCGTGAAGACATCACTCAGTCGCTGCCTCCGGATGCTGTATCAAAGGACGGATTTACGAATAACACGCAGTCCATGCAACTGACCCCGCTGCAGGTTGAGACCTACCTGGAAATAGCCGAACAGGCCCTCGACCGGTGCATCGTGGATGAAACCGTCAAACCAATGATCCAGAGTTTCCGGGTGGACCTTGGGAAACACGTGAATTCAGCCCCTTACCCGGACGCGCTGATTCTGGGAGCGAACAGCGCCCTGCTGGAGAACACGGATTTTGTAGTGTCTCAGCCGATTCCTCAAAAACAATTTGATTTTGATCCACTTCAGATGCAGACCGTTTTTCGCTTTGTCGAGGGCTATGAGGGAAACAGCACAGTACGCGGCTGGAGAGATTACGACAGCATCTATCATGCCGTGTTTGCCTGTGTTCGCGGGGCAGAAGGGTATCCCAGGGGAATGGCGTGGGAAACAGTCCCCGAGGGCCTGCTGCTTCGGCCGGCGATTCCCGGACAAGGACTGTTCGGAGTGGACTCGACTTACGGTCACAAAGCGAATTTCAAGATATCTCTGCGGGAGTTACCAACTGGTGGAGATTTTCGCGTGACCGTTTCCGCAGCAAAATATGACGATGGCCTGCTGTTGGAAACAGGAGCCGCCAGTCAGCGGAAGTCGAATGAAAACAGCGTGGTAATCAGCAATCCCGCGACCAGAAACCGGATCATCATTGAGCATTCCGGAATCTATCAGGTGGATGCTTACGCGAAAGATTCTTCTGCAGTAACGGTTCCTCAGATCACGCTTACCTGCGGAACACTGTCATTCAGTGGTCAACTGCATCAACCGGCATTTCTGGTTCTGAGATTGCCGGCCGGAAAAACTAATATTTCTGTCCAGTCTGATGGAATTTCGCTGGATCGGATTATTCTGACGCCCCTCTCGGAAACCACTGACCTGGCTCAGCGATTTATCGCATTCGAACAGCGTTCACCAAAAATTGGTGTACACATGGGATTGCGCCGTGATTGCGGCAGTACGCTGGCTGCTGTTGGCGTCGCTCAAACCGTTGACGGCACAAAGCCTGCAGAGTTTGTCTTCGAAGGAGCCATCAACAACTTTCCCAAACCCAGCGTGGAAAAAGACAATGTCAATTATCTGGCGGGGATCAGGGAAATCGGAGTTCGGAGTGAATATACGGACGGACGGGACATACCGCGATTGCTGATCAGATCGGTTCTGTTTGAAGGACCGTTCTATGAATCATGGCCGCCTGCAGTTCACCGCCGCATCTTCCCTGAAACTCAACTGCCGGCAGATTCTCCCGAGCGGGCTCGTGAGATCATTCGCAGGTTTGCAACGAATGCTTATCGGCGACCTCTGACCGGCGTGGAAGAAACATCATTGTTTGCCGCCTGGCGAAAGGCTTTTGAGTCTACCGGAAATTTCCGGCTCAGTATCAGGAACACGCTTTACGTTGTGCTGACGTCGCCTCAGTTCCTGTTTCTTGTGGAACGCAGTGAGACGCCTGAACCGGAACCGTTGAATGCCTGGGAACTTGCCGCAAAACTGTCTTATTTTCTGTGGAACACGGCTCCGGATGAACGACTGCTGCAGATCGCCGCAGAGGATCAACTGCATGAATCACTGGATACTGAAGTTGATCGAATGATCAGCCATGACCGATTTGAACAGTCTATGCAGCAATTTGTGGCGCAGTGGCTGGACCTGAATCGTTTCGATGTCATCGAAGTCGACCATAAGCGATTCCCACAACTCACTCCTCATGTGCGCACACAGCTTCGCAGGGAACCTGTCGAGCTTTTGCAGTATCTGATTCGCGAAAATCTGCCTCTGCATCAACTAATCCGCTCCGATTTTGTTCTGGCGAATGAAGTCGTTGCCGATTACTACGGATTGAGTGAACAGGTGGAAACCGGTTTTGATTTTGTTCGTGTCAGGCATGGAAAAAACGGTTTGGGTGGAGTGCTGACGCAGGCCGCAATTCTTGCGGGACTTTCGGATGGCAGAGAATCGAATCCCGTTAAACGTGGTGCCTGGCTGGCTCGTCGGATTATCGCCGAACCACCGGCAGATCCTCCTCCCAATGTTCCGGAGCTGCCGATCGATCAAAGTGGATTGTCGATGCGGGAAAGGCTAAAATATCACAGCAGTCAGAAAGAATGCGCAGGATGTCACGCCCGTATCGATCCCTGGGGACTGGCGTTTGAACAATATGATGCCGGGGGCTTGTCTCGTGAGGACTCAGTTGTCAGTCATACCACACTGCCTGACGGCACAGACATTAGTGATACAACAGGACTTAAATCCTATCTGGTCGAAGACCGTATTGATCAGGTGGCGTTCAGCCTGTTAAAGAATCTTGCCGGCTACGCAGTTGGACGAACTCTCACGTATAACGAGATTGAGTTCCTTAGGGCACACGCTTTAGAATTAAAACCTCAGGGATATCTAATGCGCGACATGGTCCGATTCGTCATTAACAGTGACTTATTTCTGATGAAATAA
- the tuf gene encoding elongation factor Tu — protein sequence MAKETFERTKPHVNVGTIGHIDHGKTTLTAAILAVQGAKGMASFKSYADIAKGGTVRDDTKTVTIAVSHVEYESPQRHYAHIDCPGHADYIKNMITGAAQMDGAILVVSAADGPMPQTREHILLARQVDVPALVVFLNKCDLVDDEDLLELVEMEARELLSKYDFPGDDIPLIKGNAKGALDNPEDETYSACITELMDALDANIPEPAREADKPFLMAVEDVFSIEGRGTVATGRIEQGRINVGDKVEIIGLKETAETTCTGVEMFQKTLDEGIAGDNVGLLLRGIKKEEIERGQVLATAGSINPHTKFECEVYVLSKEEGGRHTPFFTGYRPQFYFRTTDVTGTTALMGGAEMCMPGDNVKLEVEMGKQIAMDEGSRFAIREGGRTVGSGVVTKILE from the coding sequence ATGGCAAAAGAGACATTTGAGCGAACGAAGCCTCACGTTAATGTGGGTACCATTGGTCACATCGACCACGGAAAGACAACGCTGACTGCTGCAATTTTGGCGGTGCAGGGCGCGAAGGGGATGGCAAGTTTTAAGAGCTATGCAGATATCGCTAAGGGAGGAACTGTTCGCGACGACACCAAGACCGTGACAATCGCAGTGTCACACGTAGAGTACGAATCGCCACAGCGTCATTATGCTCACATCGATTGCCCGGGGCACGCAGACTATATTAAGAACATGATCACTGGTGCTGCCCAGATGGATGGTGCCATTCTCGTCGTTTCGGCTGCGGACGGTCCAATGCCACAGACTCGTGAACACATCCTGTTGGCCCGTCAGGTCGATGTTCCGGCTCTTGTCGTGTTCCTCAACAAATGCGACTTGGTCGACGATGAGGACTTGCTGGAATTGGTCGAGATGGAAGCTCGGGAGTTGTTGAGTAAATACGACTTCCCTGGTGATGACATCCCGCTGATTAAGGGTAACGCCAAGGGAGCGCTGGATAATCCGGAAGATGAAACTTACAGCGCGTGTATTACTGAGTTGATGGACGCATTGGATGCCAATATTCCGGAGCCGGCTCGCGAGGCGGATAAGCCTTTCCTGATGGCAGTGGAAGACGTTTTTTCAATTGAAGGTCGCGGCACGGTGGCAACTGGCCGAATTGAGCAGGGTCGGATCAACGTCGGTGACAAGGTCGAGATCATCGGGCTAAAGGAAACTGCCGAGACGACCTGCACAGGTGTTGAAATGTTCCAGAAAACGCTTGATGAAGGAATCGCCGGCGATAATGTCGGACTGCTTCTTCGCGGCATCAAGAAAGAAGAGATTGAGCGTGGCCAGGTTTTGGCGACTGCCGGATCCATCAACCCTCACACAAAGTTTGAGTGCGAAGTTTACGTGTTAAGTAAAGAGGAAGGCGGTCGCCACACCCCGTTCTTTACCGGTTATCGCCCTCAATTCTACTTCCGGACCACGGACGTGACGGGAACAACAGCACTGATGGGCGGGGCCGAGATGTGCATGCCTGGAGATAACGTAAAACTGGAAGTGGAAATGGGCAAGCAGATTGCCATGGATGAGGGAAGCCGTTTCGCGATTCGTGAAGGTGGTCGCACGGTTGGCTCCGGTGTTGTAACAAAGATTCTTGAATAG
- a CDS encoding sigma-70 family RNA polymerase sigma factor: MTRYHSQMIAQLAFQQKRFAPQPVRHRQIVQTESLLEKLQSRETQTYGDICEHITGYRPNSCADVELPADDLLHDLRCLIEDISESLGQEVRETDIPVLTVQQVSDRFNVSTKTVDRWRNRGLASRRMKVNGRLRVVIPQNTLERFVASHRREIDRGRTFRQMTGAERQQVILQARILAADGFGLTAVSRRLGLQFKRAAETIRYTLRDYDRKHPENALFGDPGRQLSNKHQELVYDLHDHGVPVADLARRFSRSQSSIKAVLASVGAQRLKAAPIEFMDSPEFHKPDAERVICVDAPDYDDRKGAVRAPSGLPAYLADLYRVPLLNKPQEQHYFRLMNFLKMQASELQAELDLSRPVGKVARKLTSVMEDVAKIKSLLIRSNLRLVVSIARRHLNPGVNFFELVSDGNISLIRAIEKFDYARGNKFSTYASWAIMKNFARSVPAEHTRNDRFRTGYEELFQQSDDLRANQFAAEIKNMAQRTALSEILEELDGRERKVISCRFGLLRGSEPETLEQVGHRLGVTKERVRQIEVRTLDKMRKIAKHKRVEIPEF, encoded by the coding sequence ATGACGCGTTACCATTCGCAAATGATCGCACAACTTGCGTTTCAGCAGAAGCGGTTTGCACCGCAGCCTGTGCGACACCGGCAGATTGTGCAAACGGAATCTCTCCTGGAGAAACTACAGTCCAGAGAGACTCAAACTTACGGCGATATCTGCGAGCACATCACAGGCTATCGCCCGAATTCCTGCGCCGACGTGGAATTGCCCGCAGATGATCTGCTCCACGATCTTCGTTGCTTAATTGAGGATATTTCCGAAAGTCTGGGACAGGAAGTACGCGAAACAGACATCCCGGTCCTGACCGTACAGCAGGTCAGTGACCGATTTAATGTCTCGACAAAGACAGTCGACCGTTGGAGAAACCGCGGACTCGCCAGCAGGCGAATGAAAGTAAACGGACGTCTGAGGGTCGTGATTCCACAAAATACTCTCGAACGATTCGTTGCCAGCCATCGAAGAGAAATCGATCGGGGACGAACCTTTCGGCAAATGACCGGTGCAGAACGGCAGCAGGTGATTCTTCAGGCGAGAATACTCGCTGCGGACGGTTTCGGTCTGACTGCAGTAAGCCGCCGACTTGGGCTACAGTTCAAACGGGCAGCGGAAACCATTCGTTACACCCTCCGTGACTATGATCGAAAACACCCGGAAAATGCTTTGTTTGGGGATCCTGGACGGCAGTTGTCTAATAAGCATCAGGAGCTGGTGTACGATTTGCACGACCACGGAGTACCGGTGGCTGATCTGGCGCGACGATTCAGTCGGTCTCAGTCTTCCATTAAGGCAGTACTCGCATCAGTAGGGGCCCAGCGTTTAAAGGCAGCTCCAATCGAATTTATGGACAGCCCTGAATTCCACAAGCCGGATGCCGAACGCGTTATCTGTGTGGACGCACCGGACTATGATGACAGGAAGGGAGCAGTTCGAGCGCCTTCCGGTCTGCCAGCTTACCTGGCGGATCTGTATCGAGTCCCGCTGCTCAATAAACCACAGGAACAGCACTATTTTCGCCTGATGAACTTTCTCAAAATGCAGGCGAGTGAACTTCAGGCCGAACTGGACCTCAGTCGACCGGTTGGAAAAGTAGCCCGGAAACTGACGTCTGTAATGGAAGATGTTGCGAAAATCAAAAGTCTCCTGATTCGCTCAAATCTGCGGCTGGTCGTGTCAATTGCCAGACGACATCTGAATCCAGGCGTGAATTTCTTTGAACTGGTCAGCGATGGCAACATCTCGCTGATTCGGGCGATCGAGAAATTCGATTACGCGAGAGGCAACAAATTCTCTACGTATGCGTCCTGGGCCATCATGAAGAACTTCGCAAGATCCGTTCCTGCAGAACATACTCGCAACGATCGGTTCCGTACCGGCTACGAAGAATTGTTCCAGCAGTCGGATGACCTGAGAGCCAATCAGTTCGCCGCGGAAATCAAGAATATGGCTCAGCGCACAGCGTTGAGTGAAATTCTGGAGGAACTGGATGGTCGGGAACGTAAGGTCATTTCCTGTCGTTTTGGTCTGCTGAGAGGGTCGGAACCCGAAACACTTGAGCAGGTTGGTCATCGCCTGGGAGTGACCAAAGAACGTGTCCGCCAGATCGAAGTCAGGACTCTGGACAAAATGCGAAAGATCGCCAAGCACAAACGAGTCGAAATCCCTGAGTTTTGA
- the rpmG gene encoding 50S ribosomal protein L33: MREYVWLECTETGMRNYRIIKETRGSERLQLMKYSPKLRRHTLHKESRKK, translated from the coding sequence GTGCGAGAGTATGTTTGGCTGGAATGCACCGAGACGGGGATGCGGAACTATCGCATCATTAAGGAGACTCGCGGCTCGGAACGTCTGCAGCTGATGAAATACAGTCCAAAACTTCGTCGGCATACACTTCACAAAGAGTCGCGGAAGAAGTGA
- the rplK gene encoding 50S ribosomal protein L11 translates to MGKQLVAEIKVQIPGGQATPAPPVGTALGPHGVNIGQFVQQFNDRTKESGGTTIPVVISVYNDRSFDFILKSPPAAVLLKKAAGIAKGSGNPLANKVGSVNRAQLEEIAKTKFNDLNTASMDQAVRVIAGTARSMGLEVTD, encoded by the coding sequence ATGGGTAAGCAGCTTGTTGCTGAAATTAAGGTCCAGATTCCAGGCGGACAGGCGACGCCCGCGCCACCGGTCGGAACAGCACTTGGTCCACACGGGGTCAATATCGGCCAGTTTGTGCAGCAGTTTAATGACCGAACGAAAGAATCCGGAGGTACAACGATTCCGGTCGTGATCTCTGTATATAACGACCGTTCCTTTGATTTTATTCTGAAGAGTCCGCCTGCTGCTGTCTTGCTAAAGAAAGCAGCAGGAATTGCAAAAGGGTCAGGAAATCCGTTAGCCAACAAGGTCGGATCCGTTAATCGAGCTCAACTGGAAGAGATCGCAAAAACAAAGTTCAACGATCTCAACACGGCATCTATGGACCAGGCAGTTCGTGTGATTGCAGGAACTGCCCGCAGCATGGGTCTTGAAGTGACCGACTAG
- a CDS encoding DUF1552 domain-containing protein, with protein MTHAKQLDRRSVLKGVAGSTLALPVLEAMGKEIAEQIPKRFCALYTANGMSLPKADHGISEWSWFPEKTGRGFVFGESTRPLSPYRDQLSFLGGLYHPNGPRADPHICSDMWLTGAPLHDSSRGTFNSVGLDQVVALHTKQHCRRPSLVMSVDAGVGFLSRTGTISYNIEGKPVPAMNNPRRIFDRLFRGEHSSLENQRQHLRRRIKLVDAVLETTRSFNRTLGRSDRATMDQYLTSLSEVESRLITSEKWIDVPIKDQDYSGLDLDATSEGEPAEYYRTMFDLIALAFDADITRSITFMLNREDGMGISDTFPLRLGLSHTHHSLSHAGDREGQLQFAMYDRFLSEQLAGFLQQMQEYKDVNGSVLDNSIVLYGSGASTTHWSKNLPTLIAGGSNMGLQHGTYWQNGETIMSNVYLSILRSMGIQQESFADSTQLLTDSIFTSV; from the coding sequence ATGACTCACGCTAAACAGCTTGATCGTCGCTCCGTACTCAAGGGCGTGGCCGGTTCAACGCTCGCTCTTCCAGTGCTCGAAGCAATGGGAAAGGAGATCGCAGAGCAAATACCGAAGAGATTCTGTGCCCTCTACACCGCCAACGGTATGTCGCTGCCCAAAGCGGATCACGGGATCAGTGAATGGAGCTGGTTTCCGGAAAAAACAGGTCGTGGGTTCGTGTTCGGAGAATCCACCAGGCCGCTGAGTCCCTATCGAGACCAGCTCAGTTTCCTGGGTGGTCTCTACCATCCAAACGGACCGCGGGCCGATCCTCACATTTGTTCCGACATGTGGCTTACCGGCGCACCACTCCATGATTCGAGCCGTGGAACGTTTAACTCTGTCGGGCTGGATCAGGTAGTGGCACTCCATACGAAACAGCATTGCCGACGTCCGTCGCTGGTTATGTCAGTCGATGCCGGTGTCGGTTTTTTGTCGAGAACCGGTACGATCTCGTACAATATTGAAGGCAAGCCGGTTCCTGCGATGAATAATCCCCGGCGCATCTTTGATCGTCTGTTTCGAGGTGAACATTCGTCACTGGAAAATCAGCGACAACATCTGCGTCGTCGGATCAAGCTCGTAGATGCGGTACTGGAAACAACCCGTTCATTCAACAGGACACTGGGACGATCTGATCGAGCTACCATGGATCAGTATTTGACGTCACTCAGCGAAGTGGAATCGCGTCTGATCACGTCCGAAAAATGGATCGACGTCCCGATCAAAGATCAGGATTATTCAGGTCTGGACCTCGACGCAACGTCGGAAGGAGAACCGGCCGAATACTACCGCACCATGTTTGATCTGATCGCCCTGGCGTTTGATGCCGATATCACCCGTTCCATTACCTTTATGCTGAATCGCGAGGATGGTATGGGGATCAGTGACACATTTCCGCTCAGACTGGGCCTGTCCCACACCCACCACAGTTTGTCTCATGCCGGTGACAGAGAAGGACAGCTGCAGTTTGCAATGTACGATCGATTTCTGAGTGAGCAGCTGGCCGGGTTCCTGCAGCAAATGCAGGAATACAAAGATGTGAACGGCAGTGTCCTGGACAACAGTATCGTATTGTACGGAAGTGGCGCCAGTACGACTCACTGGTCAAAGAATCTGCCCACGCTGATTGCCGGTGGCTCAAATATGGGGCTTCAGCACGGTACGTACTGGCAAAACGGAGAAACAATCATGTCCAACGTGTATCTCAGCATCCTGAGATCGATGGGGATTCAGCAGGAATCTTTCGCCGACAGCACACAATTGCTGACTGATTCAATTTTCACGTCAGTATGA
- the secE gene encoding preprotein translocase subunit SecE, with translation MSSKGIGIEVLPELFRIALYKSRQGRVVRRSTLICLIILSGFGAIALHGQLQGVMNERQYFRVGVPLAVWAVFCWISFRVINVPKFADFLISVEAELERVVWPGTQQVTQATIVVITVMVTLGIFLTVADFVWKWLFKLVGFIDY, from the coding sequence ATGTCAAGCAAGGGTATTGGGATCGAAGTACTCCCTGAACTGTTTCGCATCGCATTGTACAAATCGCGCCAGGGGCGCGTGGTACGGCGTTCTACGTTGATATGCCTGATCATTTTGTCTGGATTTGGAGCTATTGCACTGCACGGCCAGCTGCAGGGAGTGATGAATGAACGTCAGTATTTCCGCGTTGGTGTGCCGCTGGCAGTGTGGGCCGTTTTTTGCTGGATTTCGTTTCGCGTCATTAATGTGCCGAAATTCGCTGATTTTTTAATTTCTGTAGAAGCTGAACTCGAAAGAGTCGTCTGGCCGGGCACTCAGCAGGTCACGCAGGCTACGATTGTGGTTATTACGGTCATGGTAACACTGGGAATATTCCTCACTGTTGCGGACTTCGTCTGGAAGTGGCTGTTTAAGCTCGTCGGATTTATTGATTACTAA
- the nusG gene encoding transcription termination/antitermination protein NusG, which translates to MVDELSEFSGEMRWFVLKVQTNRERTIRDALLKKIKLEELDSEFGEIVIPSEKVVDTRSGKARKSERKLFPGYVMIQMVLNDETWYLVRDTSGVGDFAGTAGKPIPMEQHEVDRMLGKVEEEAVSAPKVKISFSQGEMVKITDGAFENFEGTIEEIDDHSGKISVLIEVFGRSTPVELDHWQVESV; encoded by the coding sequence ATGGTGGATGAGCTATCAGAATTTTCGGGTGAAATGCGCTGGTTTGTGCTCAAGGTTCAAACGAACCGTGAGAGAACCATTCGTGATGCACTGTTGAAAAAAATAAAATTGGAGGAGCTGGACAGCGAATTCGGCGAGATCGTGATTCCGTCAGAAAAAGTGGTCGACACTCGAAGCGGCAAAGCCCGGAAAAGTGAGCGAAAGCTGTTTCCAGGCTACGTCATGATTCAAATGGTATTGAATGACGAGACCTGGTATCTGGTTCGGGATACCAGTGGGGTAGGCGATTTTGCAGGTACAGCCGGCAAGCCGATCCCAATGGAGCAGCATGAAGTTGATCGCATGCTGGGCAAAGTTGAAGAGGAAGCTGTCTCTGCACCCAAAGTAAAAATATCGTTTTCACAGGGTGAAATGGTAAAAATCACGGACGGAGCATTTGAAAATTTTGAAGGAACAATTGAAGAGATCGATGATCACAGCGGAAAGATATCGGTGTTGATTGAGGTATTTGGACGGTCGACTCCGGTGGAGCTTGATCACTGGCAGGTCGAGTCCGTTTGA